From Ipomoea triloba cultivar NCNSP0323 chromosome 5, ASM357664v1, the proteins below share one genomic window:
- the LOC116019392 gene encoding putative pentatricopeptide repeat-containing protein At1g77010, mitochondrial: MDIDLQSCARSVKSINTPNSLLHGKMFHLLFLKRGVLNSALTIANRLIQMYARCGQMSDARKMFDEMPERNYFTWNTLLEGYMKCGMISDSLRLFSSMPQKNDFSWNVAILGLVNAGELDTARRLSYEMPRKNAIAWNALIDGFARTGFLGVALRLFREFSCFGEKSCVDPFVLTTVVKACTNLGSLRLGKQIHAHIIVDQVEIDSTLASSLVNMYGKCGDLDSAHHILSRMLIPDDFSLSAMILAYANCGRMKDARQIFDVKTDPCVVLWNSMITGYVSNGDTSEAFFMFDEMHKAGITGDSLTLVSVLSACSSAHIVENCQLVHAFACKLGLVDDLIVASALIDTYAKCGYSCDACKIFGELKMHDTILLNSMITIYCSCGRVEDAKWIFESMPHKSLISWNAIIAGLCQNGLPIEAMDIFCRMNKMDIRMDRFSCASMISACASISSLDLGEQVFARAIIIGIDFDQIVSTSILDLYCKSGLIKQARKIFDQIVEPDEASWNSMLMGYATNGYGTEALNLFCEMRCAGVLPTNITFTGVLSACNHCGLLEEGKKWFNAMRHDYHTDPGIEHYSCMVDLYVRAGCLEEAMNIALTMPFEADASIWSSILRGCVAQGNEILGKQVAKRITELDPENSSAFAQLSSIYATSGKWERSALVWNLMKEKGVHKIPGQSWRDTWI; the protein is encoded by the coding sequence ATGGACATTGATTTGCAATCCTGTGCTCGTTCAGTCAAAAGCATCAACACTCCCAACTCCCTTTTACATGGAAAGATGTTCCACCTTCTTTTCCTAAAAAGGGGCGTTCTAAATTCTGCTCTCACCATAGCTAACCGCTTAATCCAGATGTATGCAAGGTGCGGGCAAATGTCTGATGCCCGGAAgatgttcgatgaaatgcccgaGAGAAACTACTTCACTTGGAACACCCTACTTGAAGGGTACATGAAATGCGGGATGATAAGTGACTCGCTGCGGTTGTTTTCTAGTATGCCCCAAAAGAATGATTTTTCTTGGAATGTGGCCATCTTGGGGCTCGTAAATGCTGGGGAATTAGACACTGCTCGGCGCCTTTCATATGAGATGCCTAGGAAGAATGCTATCGCTTGGAATGCTTTGATCGATGGGTTTGCACGGACTGGATTTCTTGGTGTTGCTTTGCGGTTGTTTAGGGAGTTTTCTTGTTTCGGTGAGAAGTCATGCGTTGATCCCTTTGTTTTGACTACGGTTGTTAAGGCTTGTACGAATTTAGGAAGTCTCCGTTTGGGGAAGCAGATTCATGCTCACATTATAGTTGATCAAGTGGAAATTGATTCTACATTGGCTAGTTCACTGGTTAATATGTATGGGAAATGTGGCGATCTGGATAGTGCTCACCATATTCTGAGTAGAATGCTGATTCCTGATGATTTTTCCTTGTCAGCTATGATCTTAGCATATGCAAATTGTGGTAGAATGAAGGATGCGAGACAAATTTTTGATGTTAAAACTGATCCTTGTGTTGTATTGTGGAATTCAATGATAACAGGATATGTGTCAAATGGTGATACTTCAGAGgcattttttatgtttgatgAGATGCATAAGGCAGGAATTACAGGGGACTCCTTAACTTTGGTTAGTGTTTTAAGTGCCTGCAGTAGTGCACACATTGTCGAGAATTGTCAGCTAGTACATGCTTTTGCTTGCAAGCTCGGATTAGTAGACGATCTCATAGTTGCTAGTGCTTTAATTGACACATATGCAAAGTGTGGATATTCATGCGATGCTTGCAAAATTTTCGGTGAGCTTAAAATGCATGATACTATTTTATTGAATTCTATGATTACCATTTATTGCAGCTGTGGCAGAGTAGAAGATGCCAAGTGGATTTTTGAGTCCATGCCACATAAAAGCTTGATATCTTGGAATGCAATAATTGCTGGTTTGTGTCAAAATGGCTTACCAATAGAAGCCATGGATATTTTCTGCAGAATGAATAAGATGGATATAAGGATGGATAGGTTTAGTTGTGCAAGCATGATTAGCGCATGTGCCAGCATCTCCTCACTCGATCTTGGTGAACAGGTTTTTGCGAGAGCTATCATCATAGGGATTGATTTTGATCAAATTGTTTCTACCTCCATACTCGATCTTTATTGCAAGAGTGGCTTAATAAAACAAGCTAGGAAGATATTTGACCAAATAGTTGAACCTGATGAGGCTTCATGGAATTCTATGCTGATGGGTTATGCTACAAATGGCTATGGAACAGAAGCATTGAACTTATTCTGTGAAATGAGATGTGCTGGTGTGTTGCCCACAAATATCACATTCACAGGAGTCTTGTCCGCTTGTAATCACTGTGGACTactagaagaaggaaaaaagtgGTTTAATGCGATGAGACATGACTATCATACAGATCCAGGCATTGAACACTACTCATGCATGGTAGATCTTTATGTACGAGCAGGGTGCCTCGAGGAGGCGATGAATATCGCTCTGACAATGCCTTTTGAAGCAGATGCAAGCATATGGTCATCGATTTTGAGAGGATGTGTAGCTCAGGGTAATGAAATCCTCGGAAAGCAAGTGGCTAAGAGAATTACAGAGCTTGATCCTGAGAATTCGAGTGCTTTTGCACAATTGTCAAGTATATATGCAACTTCTGGGAAATGGGAAAGATCAGCTTTGGTTTGGAATTTGATGAAAGAAAAGGGAGTTCATAAAATTCCTGGACAAAGCTGGAGAGATACTTGGATTTGA